The genomic region AAAGCCATCCTTGAAGCCGATGTCGAAGCCCATGGCGCTTATTACGGCGTAGTGCTCAACGCCGGCCTGACCCGCGACGGTGCTTTTCCGGCCCTGAGCGAGGACGATTGGGACGTGGTGATGCGCACCAACCTCGACGGTTTCTACAACGTGCTGCACCCGGTGATGATGCCGATGATCCGTCGTCGCGCCGCCGGGCGGATTGTCTGCATTACTTCGGTGTCCGGATTGATCGGCAATCGTGGACAGGTCAATTACAGCGCATCCAAGGCCGGTTTGATCGGCGCGGCCAAGGCGTTGGCGATTGAGCTGGGCAAGCGCAAAATCACAGTTAACTGTGTCGCACCCGGCCTGATCGACACGGCGATGCTCGATGAAAACGTGCCGGTGGAAGAACTGATGAAAATGATCCCCGCACAACGCATGGGCACCCCGGAAGAGGTGGCCAGCGCAGTGAATTTCCTGATGTCGGCGGAAGCCTCGTACATCACCCGCCAGGTTCTGGCCGTCAACGGAGGCCTGTGCTGATGAAGCGCGTCGTCGTCACCGGCATGGCCGGCATCACCTCACTGGGCAGCGACTGGGACACCATCGCCGGCAACTTCGCCGCCAACCGCAGCGGCATCCGTCGCATGCACGAGTGGGATCGCTTTACCGAACTCAATACCCGCCTGGCCGGCCCGATCGACGACTTCCAGGTGCCCGGCCACTGGACGCGCAAGCAACTGCGCAGCATGGGCCGGGTATCGCGGCTGGCCGTCGGCGCAGCGGAAAAAGCCCTGGAGGACGCCGGGCTGCTGGGTGATGAGTCGATCAAGGACGGGCGCATGGGCGTGTCCTGCGGCTCGTCCACCGGCAGCACCGACGAGATCAAGGCGTTCGGCAAAATGCTGCTCAATTCGGTGGCCGAAGGC from Pseudomonas sp. GGS8 harbors:
- a CDS encoding 3-ketoacyl-ACP reductase FabG2, with the protein product MTESVLVTGSSRGIGRAIALRLARAGHDIVLHCRSGLADAEAVKTEVQALGRNARILQFDVSNRASCKAILEADVEAHGAYYGVVLNAGLTRDGAFPALSEDDWDVVMRTNLDGFYNVLHPVMMPMIRRRAAGRIVCITSVSGLIGNRGQVNYSASKAGLIGAAKALAIELGKRKITVNCVAPGLIDTAMLDENVPVEELMKMIPAQRMGTPEEVASAVNFLMSAEASYITRQVLAVNGGLC